One Deltaproteobacteria bacterium genomic region harbors:
- a CDS encoding ABC transporter permease, whose amino-acid sequence MVKTSSFHASLHRIQDSLKQPLGRMGTRILEYLDYVGGIAELAYRAVKAIARGQIQIRLVLEQVLHIGVKSLSLVNLVAIFTGMVLALQFIVGLQRFGLTLYAGQVVGIAIVRELGPVLTSLMIAARVGSGIAAELGSMAVTEQVLAIEAMGANPVAKLVVPRVLVTTLITPILTVIADVVGIFGGMFVAVLESGVTARFYIDQVLRTVELEDFFSGTGKTFFFGFLIGIIACNQGLRTTRGTQGVGESTTLSVVIASVAIFVSDYFLTKLFLLF is encoded by the coding sequence ATGGTGAAAACATCCTCATTCCATGCCTCCCTTCACCGGATTCAGGACTCCCTCAAACAGCCTCTGGGGCGGATGGGGACCCGGATTCTCGAATACCTCGACTATGTGGGCGGCATCGCAGAGCTGGCCTACCGGGCCGTTAAAGCCATTGCGCGGGGGCAGATTCAGATACGCCTTGTTCTCGAGCAGGTTCTCCATATCGGGGTCAAATCCCTCTCGCTCGTCAATCTGGTGGCCATTTTCACCGGGATGGTGTTGGCCCTGCAGTTCATTGTCGGCCTTCAGCGCTTTGGCCTCACCCTCTACGCGGGGCAGGTGGTCGGCATCGCCATCGTCCGCGAACTGGGGCCGGTTTTGACCTCGCTCATGATCGCGGCGCGGGTGGGGTCGGGGATCGCGGCGGAGCTTGGGTCGATGGCGGTGACGGAACAGGTTTTGGCCATCGAGGCGATGGGGGCCAACCCGGTGGCCAAGCTGGTGGTACCGCGGGTTCTGGTGACCACGCTGATTACCCCCATTCTCACCGTCATTGCCGACGTGGTGGGGATTTTTGGAGGGATGTTTGTGGCTGTTCTGGAGTCGGGGGTGACTGCCCGGTTTTACATCGACCAAGTCCTTCGCACCGTGGAACTGGAGGACTTTTTTTCCGGCACGGGGAAGACCTTTTTTTTCGGTTTTTTGATCGGCATCATCGCCTGCAACCAGGGTTTGAGAACCACGCGCGGGACGCAAGGGGTGGGGGAGTCGACGACCCTTTCGGTCGTGATCGCCTCGGTGGCGATTTTCGTGTCGGACTATTTTTTAACGAAGCTGTTTCTTCTTTTTTAG
- a CDS encoding ATP-binding cassette domain-containing protein, whose translation MNLAIGQGETITIIGGSGTGKSVTLKLLLGVLKPDEGDVFFKGKSVSGMEEEALIEMRSHIGMLFQGAALFDSLTVEENVAYPLLEHNHHGEEKVKKIVREKLEVVGLDETQEMYPADLSGGMKKRVGLARAIATDPEVILYDEPTTGLDPANTNRIAELILKLQQELKVTSVVVTHDMATAFKISNRLALLHNKKIEFVGTVDEVRRSRNPVVQNFIEGEIGEI comes from the coding sequence ATGAATCTTGCCATCGGGCAGGGGGAGACGATCACGATTATCGGGGGTTCCGGCACCGGCAAGAGCGTGACCTTGAAGCTCCTTTTGGGGGTTCTTAAACCCGATGAGGGGGATGTCTTCTTCAAGGGAAAAAGCGTTTCGGGAATGGAGGAGGAGGCCCTTATTGAAATGCGTTCGCACATCGGCATGCTGTTTCAGGGGGCGGCGCTGTTCGATTCGCTTACCGTGGAGGAAAACGTGGCCTATCCGCTTCTGGAACACAATCATCACGGCGAGGAAAAGGTAAAAAAAATCGTCAGGGAAAAGCTTGAGGTTGTGGGACTGGACGAAACCCAGGAGATGTATCCGGCAGACCTCTCCGGCGGGATGAAAAAACGGGTGGGGCTGGCGCGCGCCATCGCCACCGATCCGGAGGTGATTCTCTACGACGAGCCGACCACGGGGCTTGATCCGGCCAACACCAACCGGATTGCCGAACTGATCCTCAAACTTCAACAGGAATTGAAGGTCACCTCGGTGGTGGTGACCCACGACATGGCCACCGCTTTTAAGATTTCCAACCGCCTCGCGTTGTTGCATAATAAGAAAATCGAGTTTGTGGGGACGGTGGACGAGGTGAGGCGTTCGCGCAACCCGGTCGTTCAGAATTTCATTGAGGGGGAAATCGGGGAGATATAG